The Arthrobacter sp. NicSoilC5 genome has a window encoding:
- the pmfR gene encoding transcciptional activator PmfR, with protein MEQQMLTVRDLVTAQSLGTKVIAGAGGLDRQVLWAHSCELSDPDRWLGPHELLMTVGLCVPRSAEEQRTFIGKLDEAGLAGVAFGDHPSLPPLTQELYEEAEKRSFPVLLTNDATPFAAIGRTVAAATATTQTMQVLKLSKLYQLSTYARTDPVRMMNDLQALLRAGLRVLDEQTGLPIVEGTPLESMLSLARERTYALPGDNDSRLMILEYPGEEVSSFLLIHVLQVVDVALSQLLRTLRRRAERSAQMLASVLEGRSPEGLETLLGPGGTSLGYQFVAVAAEDGNKVARAASIKSLPILAGSGGNSFFVLMPEQSRNEVRQLLRRLDIRAGASSTYLDLRDAKAAADEAAKVFSSGGTNDQWTDFVGVPVSLLTRSKKEACAIVQQVLGGLAAADPKSTALRETLFAFLAHDRSWNETAAALGIHRQTLSYRLTRIKEVTGRDIASSADFSAFWLAFQAWPSYSSRSD; from the coding sequence ATGGAACAGCAAATGCTGACGGTCAGGGATCTTGTTACTGCCCAAAGTCTGGGTACGAAGGTAATTGCCGGCGCGGGCGGCCTTGACCGGCAAGTTCTCTGGGCGCATAGCTGTGAGTTGAGTGACCCCGACCGCTGGCTCGGTCCGCATGAGTTACTGATGACCGTGGGTTTGTGCGTTCCACGAAGTGCCGAGGAACAACGGACTTTTATTGGCAAGCTTGACGAGGCCGGCCTTGCCGGTGTTGCCTTCGGGGATCACCCAAGTCTTCCCCCTCTCACGCAGGAACTATACGAAGAAGCAGAGAAACGCTCCTTCCCTGTGCTTCTTACGAACGATGCCACTCCCTTCGCCGCAATCGGGCGAACAGTTGCTGCTGCTACGGCCACTACCCAAACCATGCAAGTACTCAAGCTCAGCAAGCTCTACCAGTTGTCCACCTACGCCCGTACTGATCCGGTACGGATGATGAATGATTTGCAGGCGCTTCTTAGGGCTGGGCTCAGAGTCTTGGATGAGCAAACAGGGCTCCCAATTGTGGAGGGCACACCGCTGGAATCCATGCTCTCTTTGGCACGTGAACGCACCTATGCGCTCCCGGGGGACAATGACTCCCGGCTCATGATTTTGGAATACCCCGGGGAGGAGGTCAGCAGTTTCCTGCTAATCCACGTCCTGCAAGTGGTGGATGTCGCCTTGAGTCAACTTTTAAGGACTCTTCGACGCCGTGCGGAACGCTCCGCGCAAATGCTAGCGTCCGTCCTGGAAGGGCGGAGCCCGGAAGGCTTGGAGACCCTGCTTGGCCCGGGCGGCACTTCACTGGGATATCAATTTGTTGCAGTGGCAGCAGAGGACGGCAACAAGGTCGCCCGAGCCGCCTCCATCAAGTCACTGCCAATCCTGGCTGGCTCCGGAGGCAATTCGTTTTTTGTCCTAATGCCCGAGCAGAGCCGAAATGAGGTCAGGCAGCTGCTCCGCCGCCTCGACATCCGGGCCGGAGCATCGTCAACTTACCTTGACCTGCGGGATGCTAAAGCAGCTGCCGATGAGGCCGCAAAGGTTTTTTCATCCGGTGGGACGAACGACCAATGGACCGATTTCGTCGGAGTCCCTGTATCGCTGCTTACTCGTTCCAAAAAGGAAGCTTGCGCCATTGTTCAACAAGTGCTGGGTGGGCTTGCGGCTGCAGATCCTAAATCGACTGCTCTGCGTGAAACACTTTTCGCCTTCCTTGCCCACGACCGCAGCTGGAATGAAACGGCAGCCGCTCTCGGAATCCACCGTCAAACCTTGTCTTACAGATTGACCAGAATCAAAGAGGTCACAGGGCGAGACATCGCTTCTTCAGCGGATTTTTCGGCCTTCTGGCTCGCGTTTCAAGCCTGGCCGTCCTACTCGTCCAGATCCGACTGA
- a CDS encoding APC family permease, with amino-acid sequence MGLSISSFIPAVGLSAVPAFLASYTGRSSWLAMAASVVAFTIIGLFITVFARRYIGTGSLYSYIRHVFGSWSPLIIAAAMVPGYIVVVMVLVVSLGLYIGSFLMSVGLPSAAGPDTQLVIYVLAALVAMGIAYRGLDVSVRASVILTVVSVPVMLTITVATAFAGNIDLLGQASLSDFTFNSFLQGLAIGSTFFIGFESSAALGAETRNPTRAIPRAIMVVPLVLGTAFLAATVIQVPTLVDSADQLALGVSPNAVLAEAAGVGLLSNISDLVLAAAVFASLIGFFNYGSRVVVSAASDGLLPSALTRVSKRHKSPVAAIGFLGIPSLVGPPVMLWLTSAAPLEIYGYIATLLVYFWVIPYFLICIGGAVLLNRTGPRKSVLVNIGAVLASATVLWLYVNGILYPVAGPLSALPYVMIGTVAVFLIGFVASVRIKRKTAVST; translated from the coding sequence ATGGGACTTTCAATATCGTCCTTCATCCCCGCTGTCGGTCTTTCAGCAGTGCCAGCGTTTCTCGCCTCTTACACAGGGCGTTCCTCGTGGTTAGCGATGGCCGCTTCCGTCGTGGCTTTCACAATCATCGGGCTTTTTATCACCGTGTTCGCGCGACGGTATATCGGGACGGGGTCTCTCTATTCGTATATTCGCCACGTGTTCGGCTCGTGGAGTCCGCTCATTATCGCGGCAGCCATGGTGCCCGGTTACATAGTTGTAGTTATGGTTCTGGTCGTATCGCTGGGCCTGTATATCGGAAGTTTCCTCATGTCCGTGGGCCTGCCTAGCGCAGCAGGACCGGACACTCAGTTGGTTATCTATGTCCTGGCCGCGCTGGTGGCCATGGGTATCGCCTATCGTGGCTTGGATGTGTCCGTCCGGGCCAGCGTAATCCTCACAGTCGTTTCCGTACCGGTCATGTTGACTATCACCGTAGCAACCGCCTTCGCAGGAAATATCGATTTGCTGGGGCAAGCTAGCCTCAGCGATTTCACCTTCAACAGTTTCCTCCAAGGTTTAGCAATAGGTTCGACATTCTTCATCGGCTTCGAAAGCAGCGCAGCCCTTGGCGCTGAAACCCGAAACCCGACCCGCGCTATTCCTCGGGCGATCATGGTGGTTCCCCTCGTCCTCGGCACGGCCTTCCTTGCTGCCACAGTGATCCAGGTACCCACCCTTGTCGATTCCGCTGATCAACTTGCCCTTGGTGTCTCACCGAATGCGGTACTAGCTGAAGCAGCAGGGGTAGGCCTTTTGTCGAACATCAGTGACCTGGTACTTGCCGCTGCCGTCTTCGCCAGCCTCATCGGCTTCTTCAACTACGGATCGCGAGTTGTTGTCAGTGCTGCTTCAGACGGGCTCCTACCTTCTGCATTAACCAGGGTCAGCAAGCGCCACAAGAGTCCAGTGGCGGCTATTGGCTTCCTTGGAATTCCTTCGCTTGTTGGTCCCCCAGTGATGCTATGGCTAACATCAGCCGCGCCGCTGGAAATATATGGTTATATCGCTACGTTGTTGGTCTACTTCTGGGTAATTCCATACTTCCTCATCTGCATCGGCGGTGCGGTGTTGTTGAACCGCACCGGCCCTAGGAAGTCCGTTCTGGTCAACATTGGAGCTGTCCTGGCATCGGCTACTGTCCTTTGGCTTTACGTCAATGGAATCTTGTACCCCGTGGCGGGGCCGCTGAGCGCACTGCCTTATGTAATGATCGGGACGGTTGCCGTGTTCCTCATCGGCTTTGTGGCGTCCGTCCGGATTAAGAGGAAGACTGCGGTTTCCACGTAG
- the purU gene encoding formyltetrahydrofolate deformylase → MENAQFRQVILSLSCRDRIGIVHAVSGFLVSHGCNILASQQFDDNAEDRFFMRVQVSCPAALSVGDLKKAFLALASTFEMEWTLVDAADRPKVALLVSKAEHCLNDLLFRWRSGQLKVDFPFIASNHTTLQQVADAHGIPFFHIPVTPETKQEAEEKLLALLAEHHVDLTVLARYMQVLSDDLCRELFGKAINIHHSFLPGFKGAKPYHQAFDRGVKLVGATAHYVTAELDEGPIIEQEVLRVGHEYSPAQLAVTGQDAERLALSRAVQWHAEQRILLNGHRTVVFK, encoded by the coding sequence ATGGAAAACGCCCAATTCCGCCAAGTAATTCTTTCACTCAGTTGCAGAGACAGGATTGGAATCGTTCATGCTGTCTCTGGGTTCCTGGTATCCCACGGCTGCAATATTCTTGCCAGTCAGCAGTTCGACGACAACGCAGAAGACAGATTCTTCATGCGCGTGCAGGTGTCTTGCCCAGCGGCCCTATCCGTTGGCGACCTGAAAAAAGCTTTTCTCGCTCTGGCCTCCACATTCGAGATGGAGTGGACGCTGGTTGATGCCGCCGATCGGCCCAAGGTTGCATTGCTCGTTTCCAAAGCTGAGCATTGCCTCAACGACTTACTCTTCCGTTGGCGCTCCGGACAACTTAAGGTGGATTTTCCGTTCATCGCCTCAAACCATACAACTCTCCAGCAAGTTGCAGACGCTCATGGCATCCCGTTCTTCCACATTCCAGTGACACCGGAAACCAAGCAAGAAGCAGAGGAAAAGCTCCTGGCTCTCCTGGCAGAACATCACGTGGATCTAACCGTTTTAGCCCGGTATATGCAGGTGCTCAGCGACGACCTTTGCCGCGAACTTTTCGGCAAGGCCATCAATATCCACCATTCATTTCTTCCCGGATTTAAGGGCGCCAAGCCCTACCACCAAGCATTTGACCGCGGGGTAAAGCTCGTCGGGGCGACGGCACACTATGTCACGGCCGAACTGGACGAGGGACCCATCATTGAGCAGGAAGTCCTCCGCGTCGGACATGAATACAGCCCAGCTCAACTAGCAGTGACAGGTCAGGACGCAGAGCGACTAGCACTGTCCCGGGCTGTTCAGTGGCACGCCGAACAGCGAATCCTCCTAAACGGCCACCGCACCGTCGTTTTCAAATAA
- a CDS encoding FAD-dependent oxidoreductase, with protein sequence MDRLVDRTISATMFTDTSHDPMPTHVRTVVVGGGIIGASIAYHLAAAGENDTLLLESNVLGSGTSWHAAGLVTGARGTTTMTKLAKYGLDFYSQLEQMSGLDVSFQRSGSLSVARTAGRVDELLYAKDVADQQGIRTEWLSQDRYEELWPLASSSGVAGALLLPDDGHINPGHATVALAKLAYGLGTQIRENVSVQKILRQGDLVVGVLTDQGIVHCDRLILACGLWTRDLAATADVKVPLYAAEHIHVRSAEIDGAVAELPVYRDLDNSYYIRHEAGRLLVGAFEPDGLPRPLKEIPSSGFAEFGPEWEHFAPIRAKAEAVVPALASAGFDRFLNAPESFTPDANFAVGETSELSNLFVAAGFNSQGIIFAPGIGKELAEWVISGTPGFDSSSVDVQRFAEHQNNRKYLNARTKEGLGRLYAMHWPNLQMETGRNVRRTPLHGRLAELGACFGEVNGGERANWYGDPGTSPNYDYSYGRPTWFDRVAEEHEAAREGVVLFDLSPFAKFEVAGPDALEVCQMAATADVDVETDKAVYTLFLNDRAGIELDGTITRLGRDRFLIVTPSFTQQKTAAYLKRVARGKAAAVFDCTAALATIGVMGPKSRELLSRVSPEDWSDGAQKYTHGRMVEIADGYAYSLRVSFVGELGYELYPSADIAVNVLDALWEAGQDLGVKMAGYHALDSLRSEKGFRHLGHDIGPIDDPYSAGLRFTISMDKPGGFVGRDALLKLDPAAPDHRTVYVALEDPDPVFVHDETVYCNGLPVGRMTSGSYGHTLGRAVGIAAIDPGVDLSGDFEVKCKGQNYPAKVSRRPFYDPKGERLRG encoded by the coding sequence ATGGACAGGCTTGTCGACCGCACAATCAGCGCGACGATGTTTACGGATACTTCTCACGACCCAATGCCGACGCACGTGCGGACAGTTGTGGTCGGTGGGGGAATCATAGGTGCAAGTATTGCCTATCATCTTGCAGCTGCAGGTGAGAACGACACTCTGCTCTTGGAAAGCAATGTCCTGGGCAGCGGCACGTCTTGGCATGCGGCAGGACTGGTCACAGGAGCCCGCGGCACCACGACTATGACGAAACTGGCCAAGTACGGTTTGGACTTTTACAGCCAGCTCGAGCAGATGTCAGGTCTGGACGTTTCATTTCAACGTTCCGGTTCCCTTAGCGTTGCGCGGACCGCTGGCCGCGTTGATGAGCTTCTATATGCAAAGGACGTGGCCGACCAGCAGGGGATACGGACTGAATGGCTGAGTCAGGACCGTTACGAGGAATTGTGGCCCCTGGCCTCCTCCTCAGGAGTCGCCGGAGCGCTCCTGCTACCTGACGATGGTCATATCAATCCCGGACACGCAACAGTGGCTCTCGCTAAACTCGCGTACGGCCTGGGGACCCAAATACGCGAAAACGTATCCGTCCAAAAAATCCTTCGCCAGGGTGATCTCGTCGTCGGCGTGCTCACGGACCAAGGAATCGTACACTGCGATCGATTGATTCTGGCATGCGGTTTGTGGACTCGGGATCTCGCGGCCACTGCCGATGTGAAGGTCCCCTTGTACGCTGCCGAACACATCCATGTCCGATCCGCAGAGATTGACGGGGCTGTCGCTGAACTGCCCGTATATCGGGACCTAGACAACAGCTACTACATCCGTCACGAGGCAGGGAGGCTCCTGGTCGGTGCATTTGAGCCTGACGGGCTTCCAAGGCCGCTTAAGGAAATCCCATCCAGCGGTTTCGCCGAGTTCGGGCCGGAATGGGAACACTTCGCTCCGATTAGAGCCAAGGCCGAAGCGGTAGTGCCGGCTCTTGCTTCAGCGGGATTCGATCGATTTCTGAATGCCCCGGAGAGCTTCACTCCGGATGCCAACTTTGCCGTGGGCGAAACCTCAGAACTTTCTAACCTCTTCGTCGCAGCGGGTTTCAACTCTCAGGGCATCATCTTTGCTCCCGGCATCGGCAAGGAGTTGGCCGAGTGGGTCATTTCAGGAACGCCCGGCTTTGACTCATCCTCGGTCGACGTACAGCGCTTCGCGGAACACCAAAACAATCGCAAGTATCTTAATGCACGAACCAAAGAGGGCCTGGGACGGCTGTACGCAATGCACTGGCCGAACCTCCAAATGGAGACGGGCCGCAACGTTCGTCGAACACCCCTTCACGGGCGTCTGGCTGAGCTCGGTGCCTGCTTTGGTGAAGTAAACGGCGGCGAACGGGCGAACTGGTACGGGGACCCAGGAACGTCTCCCAATTATGACTACAGCTATGGACGTCCGACCTGGTTCGACCGCGTAGCCGAGGAGCATGAAGCGGCGCGTGAGGGTGTGGTCCTTTTCGATCTGAGTCCATTCGCGAAGTTCGAAGTTGCGGGCCCTGATGCCCTCGAAGTTTGTCAGATGGCAGCAACAGCAGACGTCGACGTTGAGACTGATAAAGCCGTCTATACGCTCTTCTTGAATGATCGAGCGGGAATCGAACTGGACGGAACCATCACTCGTCTCGGCCGTGACCGGTTCCTGATCGTTACGCCATCGTTCACGCAGCAAAAGACGGCCGCATACCTCAAACGAGTCGCACGGGGAAAAGCAGCCGCAGTGTTTGACTGCACGGCGGCTCTGGCAACCATCGGAGTCATGGGGCCCAAGAGCCGAGAACTTCTTAGCAGGGTTTCCCCAGAGGACTGGTCCGACGGGGCACAGAAATACACCCACGGACGCATGGTCGAAATTGCCGATGGCTATGCCTATAGTCTCCGCGTTAGCTTTGTTGGCGAATTAGGCTACGAGTTGTATCCGAGCGCCGATATAGCAGTGAACGTACTGGATGCGCTGTGGGAAGCAGGGCAGGATCTGGGAGTGAAAATGGCCGGCTATCACGCATTGGATTCACTGCGCAGCGAGAAGGGATTCAGGCACTTGGGCCACGATATCGGGCCTATCGATGATCCGTATTCGGCAGGCCTTCGTTTCACGATCTCCATGGACAAACCGGGAGGCTTCGTGGGCAGGGACGCCCTCCTGAAGCTCGATCCTGCAGCGCCTGACCATCGGACAGTGTATGTGGCCTTAGAAGATCCGGATCCAGTGTTCGTACATGACGAGACGGTCTACTGCAACGGCCTTCCCGTGGGACGCATGACGAGCGGCAGCTATGGCCACACCTTGGGACGAGCAGTCGGAATTGCCGCTATTGACCCTGGCGTAGACCTCTCGGGTGACTTCGAGGTCAAGTGTAAGGGACAGAATTACCCCGCGAAGGTCTCCCGGCGGCCGTTTTACGATCCCAAGGGCGAACGACTCCGCGGGTAG
- a CDS encoding bifunctional methylenetetrahydrofolate dehydrogenase/methenyltetrahydrofolate cyclohydrolase → MAKDAMQKPEGQLANTGKILDGKATALAVKTELASRVAALKDLGKTVGLGTVLVGDDPASHSYVAGKHRDCAEVGMASIRRNLPSTISQGELESVLDELNEDTRTTGYIVQLPLPPHIDQNAVLERIAPQKDADGLHPINLGRLVLNVSGDLTSPLPCTPNAIVELLTRHGISLNGLEVVVVGRGVTVGRPLGLLLTRRACNATVTSAHTGSVDLPKLLKRADVVVAAAGVPGMVQGKNLKQGSIVLDVGVSRNTDASTGKAVLKGDVAADARHVASWISPNPGGVGPMTRAMLLANVVEAAERDLSLN, encoded by the coding sequence ATGGCTAAGGACGCGATGCAAAAACCGGAGGGCCAATTGGCGAACACTGGCAAAATCCTTGACGGCAAGGCAACAGCTCTTGCCGTAAAAACTGAACTCGCAAGTCGCGTTGCAGCGTTAAAGGACCTTGGCAAGACGGTTGGGTTGGGTACAGTTCTCGTCGGCGATGATCCGGCAAGCCATTCATACGTGGCGGGGAAGCACAGAGATTGTGCTGAAGTGGGAATGGCATCCATTCGTAGGAATTTACCGTCCACAATTTCTCAAGGGGAATTGGAGAGCGTACTGGATGAGCTAAATGAAGATACCCGAACCACAGGCTACATAGTTCAGCTGCCGTTGCCCCCGCACATCGACCAAAACGCTGTCTTGGAAAGGATAGCCCCTCAAAAAGATGCTGACGGTCTCCATCCGATCAACCTTGGAAGACTCGTACTGAACGTCAGCGGGGATCTTACTTCTCCTCTGCCCTGCACCCCTAACGCAATCGTGGAGCTGCTGACCAGACACGGGATCTCTCTCAATGGTTTGGAGGTGGTTGTCGTCGGTCGTGGAGTGACAGTTGGTAGGCCCCTGGGTCTGCTGCTAACACGGCGCGCCTGCAATGCAACTGTCACTTCAGCCCATACCGGATCGGTTGATCTGCCTAAACTGCTTAAGCGTGCAGATGTTGTCGTGGCCGCAGCCGGGGTACCAGGCATGGTGCAAGGCAAAAACCTCAAACAGGGGTCAATCGTCTTAGACGTCGGAGTATCGCGGAACACTGATGCCAGCACCGGCAAGGCCGTCCTTAAGGGAGACGTCGCTGCCGACGCTAGGCACGTTGCCTCCTGGATCTCGCCCAATCCCGGCGGAGTGGGTCCTATGACGCGGGCGATGCTCCTTGCCAACGTTGTTGAGGCGGCCGAACGGGACCTTTCTCTTAATTAA
- a CDS encoding transposase, with translation MDHVRDPQGVVHAKLLDLVPVRSGKAYTDWFKEHGERSTAGIKTAALDPFRAFANAIRDELPEAATVRDAFQF, from the coding sequence ATGGATCACGTCCGCGACCCCCAAGGTGTGGTCCACGCCAAGTTGCTGGACCTTGTTCCGGTCCGTTCCGGTAAGGCCTACACGGACTGGTTCAAAGAACATGGAGAGAGATCTACGGCAGGCATCAAAACCGCGGCGCTTGATCCGTTTCGCGCCTTCGCCAACGCGATTCGCGACGAACTGCCCGAAGCCGCCACCGTCCGGGACGCATTCCAATTTTAA
- a CDS encoding fumarylacetoacetate hydrolase family protein — MRLARIQTNAGPQHAVLRDGEWHHLKDPFAKVISFTGQVTPTEGAKLLVPVLPSVLIGMSHNPPGKKHALPVQAWHKSVHTLANPGDHIHPVQDAGAVHAEGELAVVIRKSTVGLTAESAMDYVLGYTIANDVTNADQGLVDEKLFQAKAGVNYTPLGPWIETEISDPNKVSITVRVNGRVVADSGSFNLPTSVVDCLVYVTRWTTLEPGDIVMTGAPGTFAAISRGDRVQITLGGIGTLTSPVT; from the coding sequence ATGCGGCTCGCTAGGATACAAACGAACGCAGGCCCTCAGCATGCAGTGCTGCGGGACGGCGAATGGCACCACCTGAAGGACCCGTTTGCCAAGGTCATATCCTTTACAGGTCAAGTTACGCCCACGGAAGGGGCGAAGCTACTTGTCCCCGTTCTTCCCTCCGTGCTCATTGGAATGAGTCACAACCCCCCGGGGAAAAAACATGCGCTCCCCGTGCAGGCATGGCACAAATCAGTCCATACGCTTGCGAACCCGGGTGATCATATTCACCCGGTTCAGGACGCAGGTGCAGTACACGCTGAGGGGGAGCTGGCAGTAGTTATTCGCAAAAGCACTGTCGGACTAACTGCCGAATCTGCGATGGACTATGTGCTGGGTTACACGATTGCAAACGATGTCACAAACGCGGACCAGGGACTTGTCGACGAGAAACTTTTCCAAGCCAAAGCCGGGGTAAATTACACACCTCTTGGACCCTGGATTGAAACAGAAATCAGTGATCCTAACAAAGTCAGCATCACTGTCCGCGTGAACGGCCGTGTTGTAGCCGACTCAGGGTCCTTCAACCTACCCACGAGTGTGGTGGACTGTCTCGTATACGTCACCCGTTGGACGACTCTTGAGCCTGGCGACATCGTGATGACGGGCGCACCGGGGACATTCGCTGCTATTAGCCGGGGAGATCGCGTTCAAATCACCCTCGGGGGAATAGGCACTTTAACCAGCCCTGTCACCTGA
- a CDS encoding NAD-dependent succinate-semialdehyde dehydrogenase, protein MTVESAALPTTPQEREASLLASVPTGLLIGGQWLDASDGGTFDVRDPATGEVLTTLASATSEDAVAALDAACEAQASWARTAPRVRSEILRRAFDLVTARSEDFALLMTLEMGKPLAEARGEVAYGAEFLRWFSEETVRDYGRYLTTPEGKNKILVQHKPVGPCLLITPWNFPLAMATRKVAPAIAAGCTMVLKPAKLTPLTSQLFARIMMEAGLPAGVLNVVSSSSASEISGPLLKDSRLRKLSFTGSTPVGRRLMAEASQHVLRTSMELGGNAPFIVFEDADLDKAVEGAMAAKMRNMGEACTAANRFLVHESVAQEFTRKFAGAMGALTTGRGTDLTSQVGPLIDDGARDDVHALVKAAIDAGAVALVGGGPAEGPGYFYQPTVLADVPNNAAILSQEIFGPVAPVTTFTTEQDAIKLANASEYGLAAYLYSRDFNRLLRVAEQVEFGMVGFNAGIISNAAAPFGGVKQSGLGREGGTEGIAEYTTTQYIGINDPYEN, encoded by the coding sequence ATGACCGTTGAATCAGCTGCGCTGCCCACCACTCCCCAAGAGCGCGAAGCATCTCTGCTCGCGTCTGTGCCGACGGGCTTGCTGATTGGCGGCCAGTGGCTCGACGCGTCCGACGGCGGCACGTTCGATGTGCGTGATCCTGCTACCGGGGAGGTCCTGACCACTCTGGCTTCCGCCACTAGCGAGGATGCTGTTGCCGCTTTGGACGCAGCTTGCGAGGCGCAAGCCTCGTGGGCGCGGACCGCTCCCCGAGTGCGCTCCGAGATTTTACGCCGTGCTTTTGACTTAGTAACAGCACGATCGGAGGACTTCGCGCTGTTGATGACGTTGGAAATGGGCAAGCCACTCGCGGAAGCCCGGGGAGAGGTCGCTTACGGGGCTGAATTTTTGCGGTGGTTCTCCGAGGAAACCGTGCGGGACTATGGCCGTTATCTCACCACCCCCGAGGGCAAGAACAAAATCCTGGTCCAGCACAAACCCGTAGGACCGTGCCTGCTGATAACCCCGTGGAATTTCCCCTTGGCGATGGCTACGCGAAAGGTTGCTCCCGCAATCGCCGCTGGCTGCACGATGGTTCTCAAGCCCGCCAAGCTGACACCCCTGACTTCACAACTTTTCGCCCGAATCATGATGGAGGCCGGTCTTCCCGCCGGGGTTTTGAACGTTGTTTCTTCATCATCGGCTTCAGAGATATCTGGACCGCTGCTGAAGGATTCGCGCCTGCGGAAACTTTCGTTCACGGGGTCCACTCCCGTCGGCAGGCGCCTTATGGCAGAGGCATCGCAACATGTCCTGCGGACTTCAATGGAGTTGGGCGGCAACGCGCCGTTTATCGTGTTTGAAGATGCAGATTTGGACAAAGCTGTAGAAGGTGCCATGGCGGCGAAGATGCGGAATATGGGTGAGGCCTGCACCGCTGCAAACCGGTTCCTCGTCCACGAATCCGTGGCTCAGGAATTCACTCGGAAGTTTGCAGGCGCGATGGGCGCCCTCACCACCGGCCGCGGCACTGACCTTACTTCCCAGGTCGGCCCGCTTATTGACGACGGTGCCCGCGACGACGTCCACGCCCTCGTCAAAGCTGCCATCGATGCCGGGGCCGTCGCCTTGGTCGGTGGGGGCCCCGCGGAGGGGCCAGGCTACTTCTACCAGCCCACTGTCCTTGCCGATGTCCCTAACAATGCGGCGATCCTCAGCCAGGAAATTTTTGGTCCTGTCGCGCCGGTCACCACTTTCACCACTGAACAGGACGCCATCAAACTGGCCAACGCTTCAGAATACGGGCTGGCGGCCTACCTCTACAGCCGAGACTTCAACCGCCTCCTCCGCGTAGCGGAACAAGTCGAGTTCGGGATGGTCGGGTTCAACGCGGGCATCATCTCCAACGCCGCAGCCCCCTTCGGCGGCGTCAAACAATCCGGCCTCGGCCGCGAAGGCGGCACCGAAGGCATCGCCGAGTACACCACCACCCAATACATCGGCATCAACGACCCTTATGAGAACTAA
- a CDS encoding NAD(P)/FAD-dependent oxidoreductase: protein MGRIGILGAGLAGLAAATKLAEAGEHVTVFEARDRPGGRVWSETLDTPTGCYVIERGAEFVLDGYTSMRRLLSQFGLRLVDTGMSYYVREPGDVPDITCDDIIRTGREALQLASSSGLQGTAEALLADLPDEPELVDALRARIEISTAVSASEVTAKSLHHIASFEPKPSWRVAGGNQQLPDAMAGALGDAVRYGETVKAVENISDGGVLVTTDGGTSVFDSVVVALPLAVVRHPQVTLPTNEARNSALKYVLQGHAAKLHLPLETQPTTSAVMSVEGRYWTWTATDESGGVVPVLNAFMGSSSAITRANLRQHPEEWVAKARALRSDLTIPEDASALTTIWSQDPLAGGAYAAHAPGVTAAGTALLEKPVGDVFWAGEYSEPEFVGLMEGAIRSGERAAGRVIQRLQARSRNSDSERTKA from the coding sequence ATGGGCCGCATAGGGATTCTTGGTGCCGGCCTGGCTGGGCTGGCAGCTGCTACAAAACTTGCCGAAGCCGGAGAGCACGTCACAGTATTCGAAGCCCGCGACCGCCCCGGCGGTCGAGTGTGGTCCGAAACGCTTGACACGCCCACCGGCTGCTATGTCATAGAACGAGGTGCGGAATTCGTTCTTGACGGCTATACCTCAATGCGACGGTTGCTTTCCCAGTTCGGGCTTCGCTTGGTTGATACTGGCATGAGCTACTACGTTCGTGAGCCCGGCGACGTGCCTGACATCACTTGTGATGACATTATTCGTACCGGGCGGGAAGCGCTGCAACTAGCCAGTAGCAGTGGCCTCCAAGGGACCGCCGAAGCGCTGCTGGCCGACCTGCCCGACGAGCCGGAGTTGGTGGACGCCCTTCGTGCCCGCATAGAGATCTCGACGGCGGTGAGCGCATCAGAGGTTACGGCGAAATCCTTGCACCATATTGCATCGTTCGAACCCAAACCCAGCTGGCGAGTGGCTGGCGGCAATCAGCAGCTGCCCGATGCCATGGCAGGTGCACTTGGGGATGCTGTCCGCTATGGCGAAACCGTGAAAGCGGTTGAGAACATTAGTGACGGGGGCGTTCTCGTCACCACTGATGGCGGTACTTCGGTTTTTGATTCCGTAGTTGTCGCTCTTCCACTGGCCGTAGTCCGCCACCCTCAGGTGACACTGCCCACGAACGAAGCGCGCAACTCAGCCTTGAAGTACGTTCTTCAAGGTCATGCTGCAAAACTGCACCTCCCTTTGGAAACTCAGCCCACCACAAGTGCTGTCATGTCGGTGGAAGGCCGCTACTGGACTTGGACGGCCACCGATGAATCGGGGGGAGTGGTCCCAGTCCTAAACGCCTTTATGGGTTCCTCATCAGCAATAACCCGCGCCAACCTTAGGCAACACCCGGAGGAATGGGTTGCTAAGGCGCGAGCACTCCGGTCCGATCTCACCATCCCAGAGGACGCTTCCGCGCTGACCACTATATGGTCTCAAGATCCGCTGGCAGGTGGGGCATATGCCGCCCACGCCCCAGGTGTGACGGCCGCTGGAACGGCTCTCTTGGAGAAACCGGTTGGAGATGTTTTCTGGGCCGGCGAATATAGCGAACCGGAGTTTGTAGGCCTAATGGAAGGAGCTATACGCAGCGGCGAGCGGGCAGCAGGACGTGTCATTCAGCGCCTTCAAGCACGTTCCCGCAACTCAGATTCCGAAAGAACCAAAGCATGA